A DNA window from Engystomops pustulosus chromosome 10, aEngPut4.maternal, whole genome shotgun sequence contains the following coding sequences:
- the RGS4 gene encoding regulator of G-protein signaling 4, whose translation MGSSSSRAVTSWTDKSGDTDTKQRNYSIRVWEPDLTAKMCKGLAGVTSFPATCLKSAKDMKHRLGFLLQKTDGCENSSGLKKDKPACQRLTQEEVKRWAESLENLITSECGIVAFRSFLQSEYSEENLDFWLACENYKKTKSTAKLSSKAQKIYEDFISVEASREVNLDSTTREETIKNIVHPTQSIFDQAQHKIFILMEKDSYRRFLKSHFYLDLVHLTSSKKMKGLSTDINPFIPQCA comes from the exons AtgggaagcagcagcagcagagcagtgacaAGCTGGACAGACAAATCCGGTGACACCGACACCAAACAGAGAAATTATAGTATCCGGGTCTGGGAACCTGACCTCACAGCCAAGATGTGCAAAGGACTTGCTGGGGTGACCTCCTTCCCCGCCACCTGCCTGAAAAG TGCAAAAGATATGAAACATCGACTTGGATTTCTTCTCCAAAAAACTGATGGTTGCGAAAACAGCAGCGGCTTGAAGAAAGACAAACCTGCTTGTCAGAG GCTAACTCAAGAAGAAGTTAAGAGATGGGCAGAGAGTTTGGAAAATCTGATTACCAGCGAAT GTGGCATTGTGGCTTTTAGATCCTTCCTTCAATCTGAGTACAGTGAAGAAAACCTTGATTTTTGGCTGGCATGTGAAAACTACAAGAAGACAAAATCAACAGCAAAGCTTTCAAGCAAAGCACAGAAAATCTATGAGGACTTCATCTCTGTGGAGGCTTCCAGAGAA GTCAACTTAGATTCAACTACACGAGAAGAGACAATCAAGAATATTGTTCACCCAACACAATCCATTTTTGACCAAGCCCAGCACAAAATATTTATCTTAATGGAGAAGGATTCATACCGACGCTTCCTCAAGTCCCATTTCTACCTGGACCTTGTCCACTTGACCAGTAGCAAGAAGATGAAAGGTCTTAGCACTGACATCAACCCCTTCATTCCTCAGTGTGCCTAA